In a single window of the Amycolatopsis sp. cg5 genome:
- a CDS encoding fatty acyl-AMP ligase: MPESEPVAVLTAFHDLVENQPSRPLFTFVDDLGHDELTITAGELAASAEGVAAALRDWGLTPGDRVALVYPPSPDFLSALTGCLIAGVVPVPVHPPRPFRLKPDLAGFGNVIDGCGARAALTNTAYDRSRTLGSVTSMLSRDTPRWPKVKWYRTDTIAPARVLAHDWHEPECADEPALLQYTSGSTSSPKGVVVTHRNLAHEVFANARDLGLGDGTRAVSWLPQYHDFGLISMIISTLAGNGHSWLMAPLTFLQRPAVWFEVMSRVGATHVAAPNFAFELAVRKTTPEMRKRWELSTLRSVLSAAEPIRPSTVDNFFAAFSVSGLRPETFCPAYGLAEHTVSVTMGGQSRLWVDKIALEKGIVLPRPGEDGVEYIGCGAMTKDGGRLLIVDPDTRRRCAPDRVGEIWIDSPTKALGYWGAEAETAATFRARCADEPGEFLRTGDLGFVHDGELYLTSRLKDLIITHGHNVYPIDLEESVRDCHPQVRPGGLAAFGVPGDDDERVVIFVETRKDRVSPAEITDIADTVSALIHEDHQLGCHAVVVGKPGLVLKTTSGKVRRAACRSAYLAGAFDGTVFEAAQGSRTILP, translated from the coding sequence GTGCCCGAAAGCGAACCGGTGGCCGTGCTGACGGCTTTCCACGACCTCGTGGAGAACCAGCCGTCGCGGCCGTTGTTCACCTTCGTGGACGATCTCGGGCACGACGAGCTGACGATCACCGCGGGCGAGCTGGCCGCCTCCGCCGAGGGTGTCGCCGCCGCGTTGCGCGACTGGGGTCTCACCCCCGGCGACCGGGTCGCGCTGGTCTACCCGCCGTCGCCGGACTTCCTCAGCGCGCTCACCGGCTGCCTGATCGCCGGCGTCGTCCCGGTGCCCGTCCATCCGCCGCGCCCGTTCCGGCTCAAGCCCGATCTCGCCGGGTTCGGCAACGTCATCGACGGCTGCGGCGCGCGGGCGGCGTTGACGAACACCGCCTACGACCGCTCGCGCACGCTCGGCTCGGTCACCTCGATGCTGAGCCGCGACACCCCGCGCTGGCCCAAGGTCAAGTGGTACCGGACGGACACGATCGCGCCCGCGCGGGTGCTCGCGCACGACTGGCACGAACCGGAATGCGCCGACGAACCCGCCTTGCTGCAGTACACCTCGGGGTCGACGTCGTCGCCGAAAGGCGTGGTCGTGACGCACCGGAACCTCGCGCACGAGGTGTTCGCCAACGCGCGCGACCTCGGGCTCGGCGACGGCACGCGTGCCGTGTCGTGGCTGCCGCAGTACCACGACTTCGGGCTGATCAGCATGATCATCAGCACCCTCGCGGGCAACGGCCACAGCTGGCTGATGGCGCCGCTGACGTTCCTGCAGCGCCCGGCCGTCTGGTTCGAGGTGATGAGCCGGGTCGGCGCGACGCACGTCGCCGCGCCGAACTTCGCGTTCGAGCTGGCGGTCCGCAAGACGACACCCGAGATGCGCAAACGGTGGGAGCTGAGCACGCTGCGCTCGGTGCTGTCCGCGGCGGAGCCGATCCGCCCGTCCACAGTGGACAACTTCTTCGCCGCCTTCTCCGTCAGCGGGCTGCGGCCGGAGACGTTCTGCCCCGCGTACGGGCTCGCCGAGCACACGGTCAGTGTGACCATGGGCGGCCAGAGCAGGCTGTGGGTGGACAAGATCGCGCTCGAAAAGGGCATCGTGCTGCCGCGCCCCGGCGAGGACGGCGTCGAGTACATCGGCTGCGGCGCGATGACCAAGGACGGCGGGCGGCTGCTGATCGTCGACCCCGACACCCGCCGCCGGTGCGCGCCGGACCGGGTCGGCGAGATCTGGATCGACTCACCGACCAAGGCGCTCGGCTACTGGGGCGCCGAAGCCGAGACGGCGGCGACGTTCCGCGCGCGCTGCGCCGATGAGCCGGGCGAGTTCCTGCGCACCGGCGATCTCGGGTTCGTGCACGACGGCGAGCTGTACCTGACCTCGCGACTGAAGGACCTGATCATCACGCACGGGCACAACGTCTACCCGATCGACCTGGAGGAGAGTGTGCGCGACTGCCATCCCCAGGTCCGGCCCGGCGGGCTGGCCGCGTTCGGCGTGCCGGGCGACGACGACGAGCGCGTGGTGATCTTCGTGGAGACCCGCAAGGACCGGGTCTCCCCCGCCGAGATCACGGACATCGCGGACACGGTGTCCGCGCTGATCCACGAAGACCACCAGCTCGGCTGTCACGCCGTCGTCGTCGGCAAGCCGGGGCTGGTCCTGAAGACGACCAGCGGCAAGGTGCGGCGCGCGGCCTGCCGGTCCGCCTACCTGGCGGGCGCCTTCGACGGGACGGTGTTCGAAGCCGCTCAGGGTTCCAGGACGATCTTGCCGTGA
- a CDS encoding DUF2127 domain-containing protein — MADRTEKLFRIAIALKGLDGAAQVLGALVLAVIPASVVTGFAHAVITRDLLGDPRGTLARHLQAAADGFANGGSKTFAIVYLLAHGLIKLVLVWALARKIVRAYPIAAVVLGAFVVYEVLRAVHTHSIALPVFAALDLLIIVLVLREYRELKSAGLRADGKPPKS; from the coding sequence ATGGCGGACCGCACGGAGAAGCTGTTCAGGATCGCGATCGCGCTCAAAGGACTCGACGGCGCGGCGCAGGTGCTCGGCGCGCTCGTGCTCGCGGTGATCCCCGCCTCCGTGGTGACCGGCTTCGCGCACGCGGTGATCACGCGTGACCTGCTCGGCGATCCGCGGGGCACGCTCGCCCGGCATCTGCAGGCCGCCGCCGACGGCTTCGCGAACGGCGGGTCGAAGACGTTCGCGATCGTCTACCTGCTCGCGCACGGACTGATCAAGCTCGTGCTCGTGTGGGCGCTCGCGCGCAAGATCGTGCGCGCGTACCCGATCGCGGCGGTCGTGCTCGGCGCGTTCGTGGTGTACGAGGTGCTGCGCGCCGTCCACACGCACTCGATCGCGTTGCCCGTGTTCGCCGCGCTCGACCTGCTGATCATCGTGCTGGTCCTGCGTGAGTACCGCGAACTCAAGTCAGCGGGCTTGCGCGCGGACGGGAAACCACCTAAGAGTTGA
- a CDS encoding NADP-dependent oxidoreductase: MKAVRFDNYGDLDVLRVAEVERPEPGAHQVLVQVKAAGINPGEAKIRIGALHEMYPATFPSGEGSDLAGIVVATGEGVEGFKAGDEVFGFTNKRASHAEFVLVEDGELLLKPADVPWTVAGSLFVAGTTAVAAVRAVDVKQGDVVVVSGAAGGVGTIVVQLAVNAGATVIGLASAGSHARLKELGAIPVEYGEGVADRIKAEGTPVAFIDNFGSGYVDLALDLGIAKERINTIIDFAAVAKHGVKAEGNEAAATTEVLAELVALIQKGALEITIAATYPLAEVREAFRELERQHTHGKIVLEP, translated from the coding sequence ATGAAGGCAGTCAGGTTCGACAACTACGGCGACCTCGACGTGTTGCGGGTCGCCGAGGTCGAGCGGCCCGAGCCCGGCGCGCACCAGGTGCTCGTCCAGGTCAAGGCGGCCGGGATCAACCCCGGTGAGGCCAAGATCCGGATCGGCGCGCTGCACGAGATGTACCCGGCCACCTTCCCCTCCGGCGAGGGCAGCGACCTCGCGGGGATCGTCGTCGCGACCGGCGAGGGTGTCGAAGGCTTCAAGGCGGGTGACGAGGTGTTCGGGTTCACCAACAAGCGCGCCAGCCACGCCGAGTTCGTGCTCGTCGAGGACGGCGAGCTGCTCCTCAAGCCGGCGGACGTGCCGTGGACGGTCGCGGGCTCACTGTTCGTCGCGGGAACGACGGCCGTGGCCGCTGTCCGCGCGGTTGACGTCAAGCAGGGCGATGTCGTCGTCGTGTCCGGCGCCGCGGGTGGTGTCGGGACGATCGTCGTGCAGCTCGCGGTGAACGCGGGCGCGACCGTGATCGGACTCGCGAGCGCAGGCAGCCACGCTCGGCTCAAGGAACTCGGCGCGATCCCGGTCGAGTACGGCGAGGGCGTCGCGGACCGGATCAAGGCCGAGGGCACGCCGGTCGCGTTCATCGACAACTTCGGCAGTGGATATGTCGACCTCGCGCTCGACCTCGGCATCGCGAAGGAGCGGATCAACACGATCATCGACTTCGCCGCCGTGGCGAAGCACGGCGTCAAGGCCGAGGGCAACGAGGCGGCCGCGACCACCGAGGTGCTGGCCGAGCTGGTCGCGCTCATCCAGAAGGGCGCGCTGGAGATCACCATCGCCGCCACATACCCGCTCGCCGAGGTCCGCGAGGCCTTCCGTGAGCTGGAGCGCCAGCACACTCACGGCAAGATCGTCCTGGAACCCTGA
- a CDS encoding LysR family transcriptional regulator, producing the protein MELEVRQLRMIRAIGDAGSLTKAAASLGLTQPALTYQLQRVERMLGGSLFFRDKQGARPTALGQLVIDHTRVLLPSLDKLLEEAQLRTADRDSAPRVIRFAGHPTPLAGPVIQRLRELATNSEITMRQQRGGHDAMDLLASGGLELATLLEHPNLPLPRPPDVIVRDVVTEPVFVAMASTNPLSNQDEVCLGDLAGQSWILPADLEIGCGEYLRGLCEQAGFTPHVAYRLSGYNARDVLERGLGMMLVQATTMAAKGIAVLPIKDIKTELRHVLAMHSESPVARYCEQLAGAAATGYWDQARRSPVYVNWLGNTLSK; encoded by the coding sequence ATGGAGCTCGAGGTCCGTCAGCTCAGAATGATTCGCGCCATCGGCGACGCGGGAAGTCTCACCAAAGCGGCTGCCAGCCTCGGGCTGACCCAGCCGGCGCTCACCTATCAGCTACAGCGGGTCGAGCGGATGCTGGGCGGTTCCCTGTTCTTCCGTGACAAGCAAGGAGCGAGACCCACGGCGCTCGGCCAGCTGGTGATCGACCACACCCGGGTTCTGTTGCCCTCACTGGACAAACTCCTCGAAGAAGCCCAGCTTCGCACCGCTGATCGGGACAGCGCGCCGAGGGTGATCCGGTTCGCGGGCCACCCGACACCGCTCGCCGGTCCGGTGATCCAACGATTGCGCGAGCTGGCGACGAACTCCGAAATCACCATGCGCCAGCAACGGGGCGGCCACGACGCGATGGATCTGCTCGCTTCCGGCGGGCTCGAGCTCGCGACCTTGCTGGAGCATCCGAACCTGCCGCTGCCCCGCCCGCCGGACGTGATCGTGCGCGACGTGGTCACCGAGCCGGTGTTCGTCGCGATGGCGAGCACCAACCCACTGTCCAATCAGGACGAAGTGTGCCTCGGCGACCTGGCGGGCCAGAGCTGGATACTGCCCGCCGATCTGGAGATCGGCTGCGGCGAGTACCTGCGCGGGCTGTGCGAGCAGGCCGGGTTCACCCCGCACGTGGCGTACCGGCTCAGCGGGTACAACGCCAGGGACGTGCTCGAACGCGGGCTCGGCATGATGCTGGTGCAGGCGACCACCATGGCGGCCAAGGGAATCGCGGTGCTGCCGATCAAGGACATCAAGACCGAGCTGCGGCACGTGCTGGCGATGCACAGCGAGAGCCCGGTCGCGCGCTACTGCGAGCAGCTCGCGGGCGCGGCGGCCACCGGCTACTGGGACCAGGCACGCCGATCCCCGGTCTACGTCAACTGGCTCGGCAACACCCTCTCGAAGTAA
- a CDS encoding DUF4383 domain-containing protein — MTRANKARIKVKGLQPVQVLAGLTGIAFVVAGIIGFTRTGFGDFAGHHHTTLLGFAINPLHNTVHLVVGLVGIMLATGSGLARFYGWLLLLGYGAAFVWGLMITGALSSNPVSAVGNPLDLNTADNWLHLGLAVLGLVIAMLPARKQVLIEEEPPEVVEPAQADRAVTEPIALPKHAAPETHREPTAH; from the coding sequence ATGACTCGCGCGAACAAGGCCCGCATCAAGGTGAAAGGACTGCAGCCCGTCCAGGTCCTGGCGGGGCTGACCGGTATCGCCTTCGTCGTGGCCGGCATCATCGGCTTCACCCGCACCGGGTTCGGCGACTTCGCCGGGCACCATCACACGACACTGCTGGGTTTCGCGATCAACCCGCTGCACAACACCGTGCACCTGGTCGTCGGCCTGGTCGGCATCATGCTCGCCACTGGCTCGGGGCTGGCGCGGTTCTACGGGTGGCTGCTGCTGCTCGGCTACGGCGCCGCGTTCGTCTGGGGCCTGATGATCACCGGTGCGCTGAGCTCGAACCCGGTGTCGGCCGTCGGCAACCCGCTCGACCTGAACACCGCCGACAACTGGCTGCACCTCGGCCTCGCCGTGCTCGGCCTGGTGATCGCGATGCTGCCCGCACGCAAGCAGGTGCTGATCGAGGAGGAGCCCCCCGAAGTGGTCGAACCGGCCCAGGCCGACCGGGCGGTGACCGAGCCGATCGCGCTGCCCAAGCACGCCGCGCCGGAAACCCACCGCGAACCAACGGCCCACTAG
- a CDS encoding cytochrome P450, whose product MMAGAHPTQLASARLTRDFDHHDPDLTPDMAVLVHRALREGRRVAYSRAHGGMWILSRYDDVEAALKDHKTFSSAEGVLFPRTADTPRFAPLDYDLPEQAVFRELMRPPFTIGAVRRLKYDIADLVRRLVEPLVRRGGGDLVTELAAPLPLAAVSLAVGFSEDARARIAELSAISWTRMPSDGPAERFWPPFAELFRAEIKRAKSEPGDDYLSALVGARIDGRPVTESELHAMLVAFAVAGHETTMNSLSHLLWQLGERADLQSRLRGDPGLIPVAIEETLRLWSPVDHGTRVTTREVAIASVVIPSGARVVLLTGAANRDPRRFAAPDEFRLDRGPVHHLGFGAGLHFCIGAHLARLEFEAVLAELARHPDYRLPRTPIRYFRNGRHSCLDRLDVTWP is encoded by the coding sequence ATGATGGCCGGCGCTCACCCGACACAGCTCGCCAGCGCCCGGCTGACCCGGGATTTCGACCACCACGACCCGGATCTGACCCCGGACATGGCCGTGCTCGTGCACCGAGCGCTGCGCGAAGGCCGCCGGGTCGCCTACTCGCGGGCCCACGGTGGCATGTGGATACTCTCGCGCTACGACGACGTCGAAGCCGCGCTCAAGGACCACAAGACGTTCAGCTCCGCGGAAGGCGTGCTCTTCCCGCGCACCGCGGACACGCCGCGCTTCGCGCCCCTCGACTACGACCTTCCCGAACAGGCGGTCTTCCGTGAGCTGATGCGGCCGCCGTTCACCATCGGCGCCGTGCGGCGGCTGAAGTACGACATCGCGGACCTGGTACGCCGATTGGTCGAACCACTCGTGCGGCGCGGCGGCGGTGATCTGGTCACGGAATTGGCGGCTCCGCTGCCACTCGCCGCCGTCTCGCTCGCCGTCGGTTTCTCCGAGGACGCGCGAGCGCGGATCGCCGAACTCAGCGCGATCAGCTGGACGCGAATGCCGAGCGACGGCCCGGCGGAACGATTCTGGCCGCCGTTCGCCGAGTTGTTCCGCGCGGAGATCAAGCGTGCCAAGTCCGAACCCGGCGACGACTACCTGTCCGCACTCGTCGGCGCCCGGATCGACGGCAGGCCGGTGACCGAATCCGAATTGCACGCGATGCTCGTCGCATTCGCCGTCGCCGGGCACGAGACAACGATGAACTCGTTGTCACACCTGTTGTGGCAATTGGGTGAGCGCGCCGATCTGCAAAGCAGGCTGCGCGGCGATCCGGGCCTCATTCCGGTCGCGATCGAGGAGACGCTCAGGCTGTGGTCGCCGGTCGACCACGGGACCAGAGTGACCACCCGAGAGGTGGCCATCGCGAGCGTGGTCATCCCCAGCGGCGCCAGGGTCGTGCTGCTCACCGGCGCCGCGAACCGGGATCCTCGCCGGTTCGCCGCGCCGGACGAGTTCCGGCTGGACCGCGGGCCGGTGCACCATCTGGGTTTCGGCGCCGGCCTCCACTTCTGTATCGGTGCACATCTCGCACGCTTGGAATTCGAGGCGGTGCTGGCGGAACTGGCGCGCCATCCCGACTACCGGTTGCCGCGCACGCCGATCCGGTACTTCCGCAACGGCAGGCACAGCTGCCTCGACCGGCTGGACGTGACGTGGCCTTGA